The Xenorhabdus doucetiae genome has a window encoding:
- the acpP gene encoding acyl carrier protein has protein sequence MSTIDERVKKIIVEQLGVKEEEVVNTASFVDDLGADSLDTVELVMALEEEFDIEIPDEEAEKITTVQAAIDYVENAGK, from the coding sequence ATGAGCACTATCGACGAACGCGTTAAGAAAATCATCGTTGAACAACTGGGTGTTAAAGAGGAAGAAGTTGTGAACACAGCTTCATTTGTTGATGACTTGGGCGCTGATTCTCTTGACACAGTTGAACTGGTAATGGCTCTGGAAGAAGAGTTCGATATCGAGATCCCAGACGAAGAAGCTGAAAAAATCACTACAGTTCAGGCTGCTATTGACTACGTTGAAAACGCAGGTAAATAA
- the rne gene encoding ribonuclease E, with translation MKRMLINATQQEELRVALVDGQRLYDLDIESPGHEQKKANIYKGKITRIEPSLEAAFVDYGAERHGFLPIKEIAREYFPSNYHAHGRPNIKDLLKEGQEVIVQVDKEERGNKGAALTTFISLAGSYLVLMPNNPRAGGISRRIEGDDRIELKEALSSLDVPEGMGLIVRTAGVGKSAEALQGDLNFRLKHWEAIKKAADNHPAPFLIHQESNVIVRAFRDYLRPDIGEILIDNPKILDLARQHITALGRPDFASKIKLYSGEVPLFSHYQIESQIESAFQREVRLPSGGSVVIDTTEALTAIDINSSRSTRGGDIEETAFNTNLEAADEIARQLRLRDLGGLIVIDFIDMTPVRHQREVENRLRDAVRQDRARIQIGRISRFGLLEMSRQRLSPSLGESSHHVCPRCSGTGTIRDNESLSLSILRLIEEEALKENTHQVHAIVPVQIASYLLNEKRQAVSAIEHRQGGVGVVIVPNDQMQSPHFSVLRVRKGEEISALSYLLPQLHEAEMAHVQDEVQHERKRPEQPAISTFDLPAEAAAPAAVKAKTKEKKAVTTSQKPTEEPGLFSRFLSALKKMFSGEEEKQTQERGQKSSGNDNRRPSERRNPRRQNQRRERTESDARNNRERDEQRKGRNTQQKNNVQDSTAMDNEARETQQQRREQRAERQRRRQEEKRQQQLETKAQQTIPQPEMVEEEVEERQPVMPRRQRRQLEQKVRITDEVKQEANVVALPAVLPESVAENAGKEVKASVPVVIATDVAAANQPAIPQNAVSQAVVSQSPASQPIASQTITSQNSEQQDNTMPRRSRRSPRHLRVSGQRRRRYRDERNLTQSPVPLKMAVVSPELASGKVWVRYPVTPVSVVESELPVSVDVINETVEEKTAPVPQENVILVPSITESASTTAVSHTEITDNASIVLPAEPELESVESVINYDEKHQSEVLADKVSPDSEETRHTVDSIIVTPIVVEQEHHEEQPTVATETCAKAEEVKTEETKVIESSIIVEKNHHAYSPMTKAPAPNRVDQPVIITEWQRPAYPFKGKGGAGGHSATSIATSAMSRPQPFE, from the coding sequence ATGAAAAGAATGTTAATCAACGCAACCCAGCAGGAAGAGTTGCGTGTTGCTCTTGTTGACGGGCAACGTCTTTATGATTTGGATATTGAAAGCCCTGGACATGAGCAGAAAAAGGCAAATATCTATAAAGGTAAAATTACACGAATTGAACCTAGCCTGGAAGCTGCTTTTGTTGATTACGGTGCGGAACGTCACGGTTTCCTGCCCATAAAAGAAATTGCTCGCGAATATTTCCCAAGTAATTATCACGCCCACGGTCGCCCTAACATTAAGGATCTCCTTAAAGAAGGTCAGGAAGTTATCGTCCAAGTTGATAAAGAAGAACGAGGCAATAAAGGCGCTGCGTTAACCACTTTTATCAGTTTGGCGGGCAGCTATCTGGTTCTGATGCCAAATAACCCAAGGGCAGGCGGAATTTCTCGCCGCATCGAGGGTGATGATCGTATCGAATTAAAAGAAGCACTCTCTTCTCTTGACGTCCCAGAAGGAATGGGGCTTATCGTGCGTACTGCGGGTGTAGGCAAATCTGCCGAAGCCTTGCAGGGTGATTTGAACTTCCGCCTGAAACATTGGGAAGCCATCAAAAAAGCCGCAGACAATCATCCCGCCCCCTTCCTGATCCATCAGGAAAGCAATGTTATCGTGCGCGCATTCCGTGACTACCTGCGCCCGGACATTGGGGAAATTTTGATTGATAACCCCAAAATCCTTGATTTGGCACGCCAGCATATCACTGCACTGGGGCGCCCTGATTTTGCCAGTAAAATCAAACTGTACAGTGGCGAAGTCCCGCTGTTCAGCCATTATCAAATAGAGTCGCAAATCGAATCCGCCTTCCAACGTGAAGTACGTCTGCCTTCCGGCGGCTCTGTGGTCATTGATACGACTGAAGCCTTGACAGCAATTGATATCAACTCATCCCGTTCAACCCGTGGTGGTGATATTGAAGAAACGGCGTTTAATACCAATTTGGAAGCCGCTGATGAAATTGCCCGTCAATTGCGCCTGCGTGACCTTGGTGGCCTGATTGTTATCGATTTCATCGACATGACCCCGGTACGCCATCAACGCGAAGTTGAAAACCGGCTGCGTGATGCGGTGCGCCAAGATCGCGCCCGTATTCAAATCGGCCGGATTTCCCGCTTTGGCTTGCTGGAGATGTCGCGTCAACGTTTAAGCCCATCTCTGGGTGAATCCAGCCACCATGTCTGTCCCCGTTGTAGCGGCACCGGCACGATCCGTGACAACGAATCCCTGTCCCTGTCCATTCTGCGCTTAATCGAAGAAGAAGCACTGAAAGAAAACACCCATCAGGTGCATGCGATTGTTCCTGTGCAGATTGCTTCTTACTTACTGAATGAAAAACGTCAGGCAGTCAGCGCGATTGAACATCGTCAGGGCGGTGTTGGGGTTGTCATTGTGCCAAATGATCAAATGCAATCTCCGCATTTCTCTGTTTTACGTGTACGTAAAGGCGAAGAAATTTCAGCTTTAAGCTATTTGTTGCCACAACTGCATGAAGCAGAAATGGCCCATGTTCAGGATGAGGTTCAACATGAACGCAAGCGTCCAGAGCAACCTGCGATTTCCACTTTTGATCTGCCGGCAGAAGCAGCAGCACCCGCGGCAGTAAAAGCAAAAACAAAAGAGAAAAAAGCAGTAACGACTAGCCAGAAGCCAACAGAAGAACCCGGTTTGTTCAGTCGGTTCTTAAGTGCCCTGAAAAAGATGTTCAGTGGCGAAGAAGAAAAACAGACTCAGGAAAGGGGCCAAAAATCTTCTGGCAATGATAATCGCCGTCCATCAGAACGTCGCAACCCTCGCCGCCAGAACCAACGCCGCGAACGTACCGAAAGTGATGCACGCAACAATCGTGAACGCGATGAACAGCGTAAAGGCCGTAATACCCAGCAGAAAAACAATGTTCAAGACAGCACGGCGATGGATAACGAAGCGCGTGAGACACAGCAGCAACGCCGTGAACAGCGAGCTGAACGTCAACGTCGTCGTCAAGAAGAAAAACGTCAGCAGCAACTGGAAACCAAAGCTCAACAGACAATCCCTCAACCTGAGATGGTCGAAGAAGAAGTTGAAGAGCGTCAGCCAGTTATGCCTCGTCGTCAACGCCGTCAGCTTGAGCAAAAAGTACGTATCACTGACGAAGTGAAACAGGAAGCTAATGTTGTGGCCTTGCCAGCAGTGCTGCCTGAATCGGTAGCAGAAAACGCCGGCAAAGAGGTAAAAGCGTCTGTACCCGTCGTTATTGCTACTGATGTTGCAGCGGCTAACCAACCTGCAATACCACAAAATGCAGTTTCCCAAGCGGTTGTTTCTCAATCACCTGCATCACAACCTATTGCCTCACAAACTATTACCTCACAAAACAGTGAACAGCAAGATAACACCATGCCGCGCCGTTCCCGCCGTTCTCCGCGTCACCTGCGTGTCAGCGGCCAGCGTCGCCGTCGCTACCGCGATGAACGCAATCTGACACAATCGCCGGTCCCATTGAAAATGGCGGTCGTATCACCAGAACTGGCATCAGGTAAAGTGTGGGTTCGTTATCCTGTAACGCCTGTCAGCGTTGTTGAGTCTGAACTCCCTGTTTCTGTTGATGTCATTAACGAAACGGTTGAAGAAAAAACCGCACCGGTACCACAGGAAAACGTGATTCTGGTGCCGTCAATCACAGAATCCGCATCAACGACAGCAGTGTCTCACACTGAAATAACTGATAACGCTTCCATCGTGTTACCCGCAGAGCCGGAATTAGAAAGCGTAGAATCTGTTATCAACTATGATGAAAAACATCAGTCAGAAGTTTTAGCGGATAAAGTATCACCTGATTCTGAAGAAACACGTCACACAGTGGATTCCATCATTGTGACGCCAATTGTTGTTGAACAGGAACATCATGAAGAACAGCCAACTGTCGCAACGGAAACATGCGCTAAGGCAGAGGAAGTTAAAACGGAAGAGACAAAAGTTATTGAGTCTTCGATTATCGTGGAAAAAAATCATCACGCTTATTCCCCAATGACGAAGGCACCGGCACCAAATAGGGTGGATCAGCCAGTGATTATCACTGAATGGCAACGCCCTGCTTATCCATTTAAAGGCAAAGGCGGTGCAGGCGGGCATTCTGCAACCAGTATTGCAACTTCAGCTATGTCTAGGCCACAGCCATTCGAATAA
- the rluC gene encoding 23S rRNA pseudouridine(955/2504/2580) synthase RluC → MKINNQVVQFVTIDDDEAGQRVDNFLLARLKGVPKSMIYRILRKGEVRVNKGRIKPEYKLAAGDVIRIPPVRVAEKQETPVSAKLDKVAALAECILYEDDHILVINKPSGTAVHGGSGLSFGVIEGLRALRPEARFLELVHRLDRDTSGVLLIAKKRSALRALHEQLRLKQMQKDYLALVRGQWQSHCKVVEAPLLKNILQSGERVVKVSQEGKPSETRFKVEERYAFATLVRASPVTGRTHQIRVHTLHAGHPIAFDDRYGDSAFDAQLADTGLNRLFLHASSLKFTHPSTGETLRFEAPMDDRLRNCLKILRHSHH, encoded by the coding sequence ATGAAAATAAATAATCAAGTTGTACAGTTTGTCACGATTGATGACGATGAGGCGGGCCAGCGAGTGGATAATTTTTTGCTGGCCCGTTTAAAAGGTGTACCTAAGAGCATGATCTATCGGATCTTGCGTAAAGGTGAAGTTCGAGTCAACAAAGGAAGAATCAAGCCTGAATATAAATTGGCAGCCGGTGATGTCATCAGAATCCCGCCGGTGAGAGTCGCAGAAAAGCAAGAAACCCCGGTTTCTGCCAAGCTGGATAAGGTTGCTGCGCTGGCGGAGTGTATTTTGTATGAAGATGACCATATTTTAGTCATCAACAAACCGTCGGGAACCGCCGTGCATGGGGGCAGCGGTCTGAGTTTTGGCGTGATAGAAGGGTTACGGGCTTTGCGTCCTGAAGCGCGTTTCCTTGAGCTGGTGCATCGGCTTGACCGCGATACATCGGGCGTTTTGTTGATTGCGAAAAAACGTTCTGCACTGCGGGCATTGCATGAACAATTACGCTTGAAGCAGATGCAGAAAGACTATTTGGCGTTAGTGCGCGGGCAATGGCAATCCCACTGTAAAGTCGTAGAAGCCCCCTTGTTGAAAAATATCCTGCAAAGTGGGGAAAGGGTGGTTAAAGTTAGCCAAGAAGGCAAACCGTCTGAAACCCGTTTCAAAGTTGAAGAACGATATGCGTTTGCGACCTTGGTGCGGGCAAGCCCGGTGACGGGGCGAACCCACCAAATCCGCGTGCATACTTTACATGCCGGTCATCCCATTGCGTTTGACGATCGTTATGGCGATAGCGCATTTGATGCACAGCTTGCAGATACAGGGCTTAACCGATTGTTTTTACATGCCAGTTCATTAAAATTTACCCATCCATCCACGGGGGAAACGTTACGTTTCGAAGCCCCAATGGATGATAGGTTGCGGAATTGTTTAAAGATACTGCGGCATAGTCATCATTGA
- the fabG gene encoding 3-oxoacyl-ACP reductase FabG, with product MSFDGKIALVTGASRGIGRAIAELLVERGARVVGTATSEKGAEAISAFLGDKGKGFVLNVTDSESIENALSNIRAEFGEIDILVNNAGITRDNLLMRMKDDEWQDIIDTNLSSIFRLSKAVMRSMMKKRYGRIISIGSVVGTMGNAGQANYTAAKAGVIGFSKSLAREVASRGITVNVVAPGFIETDMTRALTDEQRAGIAAGIPANRLGDAKEIASAVAFLASDEAAYITGETLHVNGGMYMI from the coding sequence ATGAGCTTTGATGGAAAAATTGCACTGGTCACTGGCGCCAGCCGTGGCATAGGTCGCGCGATTGCAGAATTATTGGTTGAACGTGGTGCGCGTGTTGTTGGCACTGCAACCAGTGAGAAGGGAGCTGAAGCGATCAGTGCCTTCCTGGGTGATAAAGGCAAAGGTTTTGTACTGAATGTCACAGATTCAGAATCCATTGAAAATGCACTATCGAATATTCGTGCTGAATTTGGTGAAATAGACATTTTAGTTAATAATGCAGGCATCACTCGTGATAACTTGTTGATGCGCATGAAAGATGACGAGTGGCAAGATATTATTGACACGAATCTTTCTTCGATTTTTCGTCTGTCAAAAGCAGTAATGCGTTCTATGATGAAAAAACGTTATGGACGTATTATTTCCATCGGCTCTGTTGTTGGAACGATGGGAAATGCAGGGCAGGCGAATTACACGGCAGCGAAAGCAGGAGTTATTGGTTTTAGTAAATCATTGGCTCGTGAAGTCGCTTCCCGTGGCATCACTGTCAACGTTGTTGCACCGGGTTTTATCGAAACGGATATGACCAGAGCGTTGACAGACGAACAACGTGCGGGCATTGCTGCTGGAATACCTGCCAATCGTCTTGGTGATGCAAAAGAAATTGCCAGTGCTGTAGCGTTTCTTGCTTCTGACGAGGCCGCTTACATCACGGGTGAAACATTACATGTCAATGGTGGCATGTACATGATCTAA
- the fabF gene encoding beta-ketoacyl-ACP synthase II, whose product MSKRRVVVTGLGMLSPVGNTVESSWNAVCAGQSGIGLIEHFDTANHATKFAGVVKNFNHEDFNISRKEARKMDLFIQYGIAAGKQAIEDAGIEVTEANASRFGAAIGSGIGGLGLIEENHSTLLSAGPRKVSPFFVPSTIINMVAGHLSILYGLRGPSISIATACTSGVHNIGHAARIIAYNDADIMLAGGAEKASTEFGVAGFGAARALSTRNDDPQAASRPWDKDRDGFVLGDGAGVVVLEEYEHAKRRGAKIYAEVVGFGMSSDAYHMTSPPEDGAGAALAMQNALKDAGISPEQVGYINAHGTSTPVGDIAEARAVEYVFGEGTKVLVSSTKSMTGHLLGAAGAVESIFTILSLRDQIVPPTINLENQDENCRFDLVPGKARKVEGMEYALCNSFGFGGTNGSLIFRKI is encoded by the coding sequence GTGTCTAAGCGTCGAGTAGTCGTGACCGGACTAGGCATGTTATCTCCTGTCGGCAATACAGTAGAGTCTTCCTGGAACGCTGTGTGTGCCGGACAGAGTGGTATCGGCCTTATCGAACATTTTGACACCGCGAACCATGCAACTAAGTTTGCAGGTGTGGTGAAGAATTTTAATCATGAAGACTTCAATATTTCGCGCAAAGAAGCACGGAAGATGGATCTCTTCATTCAATATGGTATTGCTGCGGGCAAACAAGCTATTGAAGACGCAGGAATCGAAGTAACAGAAGCCAATGCTAGCCGCTTTGGTGCTGCTATTGGTTCTGGTATTGGTGGCTTGGGTCTGATTGAAGAAAATCACAGTACATTATTATCGGCAGGGCCTCGCAAGGTCAGCCCATTCTTTGTACCTTCAACCATTATTAATATGGTGGCAGGCCATTTGAGCATCCTCTATGGTTTGCGTGGTCCGAGCATTTCCATTGCAACAGCCTGTACTTCTGGTGTACACAATATCGGCCATGCCGCTCGCATCATTGCCTATAATGACGCTGACATTATGCTGGCTGGTGGGGCAGAAAAAGCGAGTACTGAGTTTGGGGTTGCCGGATTCGGGGCTGCACGTGCATTATCAACCCGTAATGATGATCCGCAAGCTGCAAGTCGTCCTTGGGATAAAGATCGTGATGGTTTTGTGCTGGGCGATGGTGCAGGTGTTGTTGTACTTGAAGAGTATGAACACGCGAAAAGACGTGGCGCAAAAATCTATGCGGAAGTGGTTGGCTTTGGCATGAGCAGCGATGCTTACCATATGACATCACCGCCTGAAGATGGCGCAGGTGCTGCTTTAGCAATGCAAAATGCCCTAAAAGATGCGGGAATCTCACCAGAGCAAGTGGGATATATCAATGCTCATGGTACTTCAACACCCGTTGGCGATATTGCAGAAGCTCGTGCAGTGGAGTATGTTTTTGGTGAGGGCACTAAGGTATTGGTGAGTTCAACCAAGTCAATGACAGGCCACTTGTTGGGAGCAGCAGGAGCAGTTGAATCTATTTTCACGATCCTTTCTCTGCGTGATCAGATTGTTCCTCCAACCATTAACTTGGAGAATCAAGATGAGAATTGTCGTTTCGATTTAGTTCCAGGTAAAGCACGTAAAGTTGAAGGAATGGAATACGCACTGTGTAACTCTTTTGGTTTCGGTGGCACCAATGGGTCATTGATTTTCCGCAAGATCTAA
- the rpmF gene encoding 50S ribosomal protein L32 gives MAVQQNKPTRSKRGMRRSHDALTATLVSVDKTSGETHLRHHVTADGYYRGRKVINK, from the coding sequence ATGGCCGTACAACAGAATAAACCAACTCGTTCTAAGCGTGGTATGCGTCGTTCTCATGACGCACTGACTGCAACACTTGTCTCTGTAGACAAAACTTCTGGTGAAACTCACCTGCGTCATCACGTGACTGCTGATGGCTACTACCGTGGCCGCAAGGTAATCAACAAGTAA
- a CDS encoding beta-ketoacyl-ACP synthase III encodes MYTTILGTGSYLPAQVRTNADLEKMVDTSDEWIVTRTGIRERRIAAADENVAILGFKAAEKAIEMAGIDKAQIDLIVVATTSSTHAFPSAACQIQQLLGIPGVAAFDVAAACAGFTYALSVVDKFIKTGAAKHALVIGSDIISRVVDPKDRSTVILFGDGAGAMVVGASEEPGILSTHLHADGRYGDLLSLPHQSRVKCDTPEYVTMAGNEVFKVAVRELANIVEETLEANNIPHSQLDWLVPHQANLRIISATAKKLDMTMDKVVVTLDRHGNTSAASVPTAFDEAVRDGRIQRGQLILLEAFGGGFTWGSALVRF; translated from the coding sequence ATGTATACAACGATCTTAGGTACGGGCAGTTATTTGCCTGCGCAGGTGCGTACTAACGCAGATTTAGAAAAAATGGTAGATACGTCTGACGAGTGGATTGTCACTCGGACGGGCATTCGTGAACGCCGCATTGCTGCGGCAGATGAAAATGTTGCCATTTTGGGTTTCAAAGCGGCTGAAAAAGCGATTGAAATGGCTGGCATCGATAAAGCACAAATTGACTTAATCGTTGTCGCCACAACCAGTTCAACCCACGCTTTCCCTAGTGCGGCCTGCCAAATTCAGCAATTGTTGGGGATTCCAGGTGTTGCCGCTTTTGATGTTGCAGCCGCCTGTGCTGGCTTTACTTACGCGTTGAGCGTGGTAGACAAATTTATTAAAACAGGCGCAGCTAAACATGCCCTGGTGATCGGTTCTGATATTATTTCAAGAGTTGTCGATCCTAAAGATCGCAGTACAGTGATCCTTTTCGGCGATGGGGCGGGAGCTATGGTTGTCGGGGCGTCAGAGGAACCGGGTATCCTATCCACACATCTTCATGCTGATGGGCGTTATGGTGATTTATTGTCATTGCCTCATCAAAGCCGAGTGAAGTGTGATACACCAGAATATGTGACGATGGCGGGTAATGAAGTCTTTAAAGTGGCTGTCCGTGAATTAGCGAATATTGTTGAGGAAACATTAGAAGCCAATAACATACCTCACTCTCAGCTTGATTGGCTCGTCCCTCATCAGGCGAATTTGCGTATTATTTCGGCAACCGCCAAAAAATTAGATATGACAATGGATAAAGTGGTTGTGACGCTGGATCGTCATGGCAACACCTCGGCAGCATCGGTTCCGACAGCATTCGATGAAGCGGTACGCGATGGAAGAATCCAACGCGGCCAACTTATTTTACTTGAAGCATTTGGCGGTGGCTTTACCTGGGGCTCAGCGCTGGTACGTTTTTAA
- a CDS encoding Maf family protein: MLPIVLSSTSEYRRLLLKKLGLPFTCVSPNIDESPLENESPKQLVMRLSQAKASALQCECSSHLIIASDQICVLDGKITGKPHNFENALLQLKKASGKCITFYTGITLLNSKTNVVDTRCELFHVYFRDLSETEIIHYLNKEQPFNCAGSFKSEGLGITLFEKLNGKDPNTLIGLPLITLTEMLIRQGINPLTVCSQ, translated from the coding sequence ATGCTTCCGATTGTTTTATCATCAACTTCTGAATATCGCCGCCTATTGTTAAAAAAATTGGGGTTACCTTTTACTTGTGTTTCCCCCAATATTGATGAAAGCCCGCTGGAAAATGAAAGCCCAAAACAATTAGTCATGCGATTGTCACAGGCAAAAGCCAGTGCATTACAGTGTGAATGTTCTAGCCATCTAATTATAGCGTCAGATCAAATTTGTGTTTTAGATGGCAAAATTACCGGCAAACCCCATAACTTTGAGAACGCTCTCTTACAATTGAAAAAAGCCAGTGGAAAATGTATCACTTTTTATACCGGCATTACGTTACTTAATAGCAAAACCAACGTGGTTGATACGCGTTGCGAACTATTTCATGTCTATTTCAGAGATCTTAGCGAAACAGAAATTATTCATTATCTCAACAAAGAACAGCCCTTCAATTGCGCCGGCAGCTTCAAAAGTGAAGGCTTAGGCATTACATTATTTGAAAAACTCAATGGCAAAGATCCGAACACACTTATCGGCTTACCACTCATCACTTTGACAGAAATGCTTATCCGTCAGGGGATAAACCCACTGACGGTATGTTCTCAATGA
- the yceD gene encoding 23S rRNA accumulation protein YceD, with amino-acid sequence MQKVKLPLTIDVLRAAQKRLDYHGSYSAGQVSRIAESVVSVDGDVDSSLSFQIDNQRLAVVKGHSDVDVTLACQRCGSNFSHHVHTTYCFSPIVNDEQAEALPEEYEPINVNEFGEIDLLAMIEDEIILSLPVIPVHDSEHCEVSDADMVFGVLPPEAEKPNPFAVLASLKKST; translated from the coding sequence ATGCAGAAGGTAAAATTACCCCTGACCATTGATGTGCTTCGAGCCGCCCAAAAAAGATTGGATTACCACGGTAGCTACTCTGCTGGGCAGGTTTCTCGTATTGCAGAATCTGTGGTCAGTGTGGATGGTGATGTAGATAGCTCATTATCATTTCAAATTGATAATCAGCGTCTGGCAGTTGTAAAGGGGCATTCCGATGTGGATGTTACGCTTGCGTGCCAGCGTTGTGGCAGTAATTTCAGTCATCATGTTCACACAACGTATTGTTTTAGCCCGATCGTCAATGATGAGCAGGCTGAGGCATTACCGGAAGAGTATGAGCCAATAAACGTTAACGAATTTGGCGAAATAGATTTGCTGGCAATGATTGAAGATGAAATAATTCTCTCTCTGCCGGTGATTCCGGTACATGATTCTGAACACTGTGAAGTGTCCGACGCGGACATGGTATTTGGTGTACTGCCTCCTGAAGCAGAAAAACCAAACCCATTTGCCGTATTAGCCAGTTTAAAGAAAAGTACTTAA
- the fabD gene encoding ACP S-malonyltransferase: MSDFAMVFPGQGSQSLGMLADLAAEFPQVEQTFAEASAVLGYDLWTLVQQGPVEELNKTWKTQPALLAASVAIWRVWQEKGGKAPSIMAGHSLGEYSALVCAGVIEFQQAIKLVELRGKLMQEAVPEGQGAMYAIIGLDNESIAKACEESAQGQIVSPVNFNSPGQVVIAGEKEAVERAGAACKAAGAKRALPLSVSVPSHCALMMSAAEQLAAALQKVVFNQPQFPVVNNVDVKVEESADAIRDALVRQLYNPVRWTESVEYIAEQGIEQLLEIGPGKVLTGLTKRIVDTLSAVAVNDVSSLTVALNK, encoded by the coding sequence ATGTCTGATTTTGCAATGGTGTTTCCCGGTCAAGGTTCTCAATCTCTGGGTATGTTGGCTGATTTAGCCGCAGAATTTCCACAGGTTGAACAGACGTTCGCAGAGGCCTCTGCGGTTTTGGGATATGATTTATGGACATTAGTTCAGCAAGGGCCTGTAGAAGAACTGAACAAGACTTGGAAAACTCAGCCTGCTCTGCTGGCAGCGTCGGTGGCAATTTGGCGTGTATGGCAGGAAAAAGGGGGCAAGGCTCCTTCCATCATGGCAGGTCATAGTCTTGGCGAATATTCTGCGCTGGTCTGTGCGGGGGTGATTGAATTCCAGCAAGCCATTAAACTGGTTGAATTGCGTGGGAAGTTGATGCAGGAAGCTGTCCCCGAAGGGCAGGGAGCAATGTATGCCATTATTGGTTTAGATAATGAATCCATTGCAAAGGCATGTGAAGAGTCAGCACAAGGTCAGATTGTTTCACCGGTTAATTTTAACTCACCTGGGCAGGTTGTTATCGCAGGTGAGAAAGAGGCGGTAGAGCGTGCGGGAGCGGCATGTAAAGCCGCGGGTGCCAAACGCGCGTTGCCGTTATCTGTCAGTGTGCCTTCGCACTGCGCACTGATGATGTCCGCAGCCGAGCAATTGGCGGCCGCACTGCAAAAAGTTGTGTTTAATCAGCCACAATTTCCTGTCGTGAATAACGTCGATGTAAAAGTAGAAGAATCTGCCGATGCTATTCGAGACGCCTTGGTTCGTCAGTTGTATAATCCGGTTCGTTGGACAGAATCAGTGGAATATATTGCTGAACAGGGAATTGAACAACTGTTAGAGATCGGACCAGGTAAGGTACTCACCGGGCTAACGAAACGTATTGTTGATACTTTAAGTGCTGTCGCAGTAAATGATGTATCATCACTCACAGTTGCTCTGAATAAATGA
- the plsX gene encoding phosphate acyltransferase PlsX, giving the protein MANLTLALDAMGGDFGPRVTVPAALQALASNPQLKLLLVGNPETIFPLLANQNAELLSRLQIVPAEHVVSSDARPSQAIRSSHGTSMRIALDLVKSGEAQACVSAGNTGALMGLAKMMLKSIEGIERPALMTVIPNLKQQKTVVLDLGANINCNSSMLVQFAIMGAVMAEYVAGVDNPRVALLNIGEEESKGLDNIREAAITLRNAPAINYIGYVEGNELLTGKTDVLVCDGFAGNVTLKTMEGAIRVFLSLIKSPDGQQKKSSWLMKLFKMKIFKKWLLRQVTKRFGHLNPDQYNGATLLGLRGIVIKSHGAANERAFKAAIDQAIQAIEKQVPDRIAARLDAVLPKSE; this is encoded by the coding sequence TTGGCTAATCTAACCTTAGCGTTAGATGCTATGGGCGGGGACTTTGGTCCTCGCGTCACGGTGCCTGCTGCATTGCAGGCACTGGCATCTAATCCACAATTGAAGCTATTGTTGGTCGGTAATCCCGAAACCATCTTTCCTCTGCTTGCAAACCAAAATGCCGAGCTGCTTAGCCGTTTGCAAATTGTCCCTGCGGAACATGTCGTTTCCAGCGATGCAAGGCCATCTCAGGCTATTCGTTCCAGTCACGGTACTTCAATGCGTATCGCACTCGACTTAGTTAAGTCCGGCGAAGCGCAGGCTTGTGTCAGTGCGGGAAATACCGGTGCGTTGATGGGATTGGCTAAAATGATGCTGAAATCCATTGAAGGCATTGAACGGCCTGCATTAATGACAGTGATACCTAATCTAAAACAGCAGAAAACCGTTGTATTAGATTTAGGCGCTAACATTAATTGTAATAGCAGCATGTTAGTTCAGTTTGCGATTATGGGTGCTGTGATGGCAGAGTATGTTGCGGGTGTGGATAATCCACGTGTTGCGCTACTCAATATCGGGGAAGAGGAATCCAAGGGGCTGGATAATATCCGCGAAGCCGCTATAACCTTGCGCAATGCCCCGGCGATTAATTACATCGGGTATGTGGAAGGCAATGAGTTACTGACGGGGAAAACGGATGTGCTCGTATGTGACGGCTTCGCAGGTAATGTTACGCTAAAGACAATGGAAGGTGCGATCAGGGTGTTTTTATCTCTGATAAAGTCACCGGATGGTCAGCAGAAAAAATCATCTTGGTTGATGAAACTATTCAAGATGAAGATATTCAAAAAATGGTTGCTAAGACAGGTAACCAAGCGGTTTGGCCATCTAAACCCTGACCAGTATAACGGGGCAACGTTATTAGGGTTGCGCGGCATCGTGATAAAAAGTCACGGTGCCGCCAATGAACGCGCTTTTAAGGCTGCAATTGATCAAGCCATTCAAGCTATAGAGAAGCAGGTTCCTGACAGAATCGCTGCCCGGCTGGATGCAGTATTACCCAAGAGTGAATAA